The Solanum dulcamara chromosome 6, daSolDulc1.2, whole genome shotgun sequence genome contains the following window.
CAGCCAGCCTACGCTGAGCTGTGTTAGGAACATATCCTGGTTTTCCCATATCCCTCTCCAGCTCTGCAATCTCTTCAATGCTCAAAAAAGTAAGAATCTTAAGAAACCTCACTACATCATCATCTGGGACTGTAAAAAAGTATTGATAGAACTTATACGGCGACAAAAGTGAAGCGGATAACCAAATTGCACCATCTTCTGATTTTCCAAACTTGGTTCCATCACTCTTGAGAAGCAAAGGAAAAGTAAGCCCAAAAACAACTGGAACATTGCCAACAACAGCTCCATTTTCGGAAGATTTTCCTACAAGCCTACGAATAAGATCAGTACCAGCAGTAATATTACCCCATTGATCACTACCACCAATTTGCACACTAACACCTTCCTTTTCATACAAATGCACAAAATCATAACCTTGTAAAAGCTGATACGTAAACTCAGCATAACTCATCCCTTGCTCCGCATTCTCCAACCTTTTCTTCACACTTTCCTTCGACATCATAGTCCCAACTCTAGCATACCTCCCCACATTCCtcaaaaaatccaaaaacttCACATCCTTCCACCAATCATAGTTATTCAAAATCTGCACCTTTCCAGCATTTTCACAAACACCTGGTGAGAAAACCAAAATCTTCTTAACAATACCGGCAATCCCAGATATATTCTTCTCCAAAGTCACAAAATCAAGCTCGGGTCGTTCCAAACTCTTCCCAGACGGGTCACCAATCCGACCCGTAGCACCTCCAATAAGCCCCACAGCATTATGCCCACAACGTAAAAACCAAGAAAGCACAATTATACCCAGAAGATTCCCAAGGTGTAAGCTTTCAGCAGTAGGGTCAAACCCACAATACACTTTCAACGGACCCAAATTCGGGTCGGAGCAAACGGAGCGAAGTGAATCGCTA
Protein-coding sequences here:
- the LOC129891345 gene encoding tyrosine--tRNA ligase, chloroplastic/mitochondrial, with the translated sequence MAAAAGAGAINSGLRFFLINTTQRPFTSSFLRKLSLPTHLFLPNSPSHHNFSHRPFCSISPLKTSQEDSFSNPESKSRPNVLHILEERGLLESVTSDSLRSVCSDPNLGPLKVYCGFDPTAESLHLGNLLGIIVLSWFLRCGHNAVGLIGGATGRIGDPSGKSLERPELDFVTLEKNISGIAGIVKKILVFSPGVCENAGKVQILNNYDWWKDVKFLDFLRNVGRYARVGTMMSKESVKKRLENAEQGMSYAEFTYQLLQGYDFVHLYEKEGVSVQIGGSDQWGNITAGTDLIRRLVGKSSENGAVVGNVPVVFGLTFPLLLKSDGTKFGKSEDGAIWLSASLLSPYKFYQYFFTVPDDDVVRFLKILTFLSIEEIAELERDMGKPGYVPNTAQRRLAEEVTRFVHGQEGLEEALKATEALKPGNADTKLDWKTIEGIAADVPSCSMNYDQVLNIPILDLYVSSGLLESKSAARRMLKQGGLYFNNAKVDSESKKIEADDIVDDKVILLSAGKKNKMVVRIS